TTTTTCTGGTTGCCGTCATGTGACTCCCCATTGGCAGACATCTTCTTCCGGCTAAATGCTGGCTCCTATCAACACAGAAGAGTGTCCTGTTGCGAGATCCCCACATGCATTTTCACGGAGTTGCTCCCCTATACATGACTAGTGATGTCAGTGAAGTGATGGAAGCCAATCCCCTCCATCAAGTCATCACTTGATTGCCTGCAAACTACCAGCAAATTGCCAGACCCCACCAGCATACCCTCTCCTTTCTGATAGATTGCAATGTCTATTACTATAGGATTGAAATCTTTAGTGACTCCACCTGTCCTAGTGACATTTTCTTGATTGGTAAGTACTATTATCCAATCACGATGCTTGGCCTTTTTCTCACTATACTTTATAAATTACTTCCTCAAGTATGTACCAGTTGCTTGAAAAAGAAGGCGCCCCGTGACCTTCAAAATATATTGCCTGCcatttgtatgttttttgtttcttgTTTTGCTTACATTATTTTTGTGTTATAAAGCCACTATTGCTGCATAGATTCCTAAAACACTATTTCTAttattttaacataaaaatgtttccattattttttcctttcctacagacagtgaaatctgcaggagATGTCCCGACCATGAGTGGCCCAATAAGAACAACACTCAGTGTGTCCCTAAACTGCTGGAATTTCTCTCCTACTCTGATGATGTGATATCAGCGATTGTTCTATCCGGATCCATGTTTCTTCTTACGTTGACTGCAGGAATATTGGGGATTTTTATTAGCTATAAGAACACCCCAGTTGTGAGGGCAAATAACAAGAACCTGAGCTTTGTCCTCCTGGTCTCCATCATGTTGAGCTTCCTCTGTGTCTTCTTGTTCCTTGGTCGTCCTGTAGATGGAACCTGCATGTTACGCCAGATATGTACTGGAATATTACTCTCAGTATCCGTTTCTTCATTGCTGGCCAAGACCCTAATGGTTTGCATTGCGTTCAAAGCCACCAAGCCTGGAAGTGTGTGGAGAAGATGGACTGGAGTAAAGCTCCCTAATTGTGTGCTCCTGATCTGCTCCTCTATCCAGGTTGTCCTCTGTTTGAGTTGGGTGACCTTCTCTCCTCCCTTCGAAGAGCTGGACACACAATCTTATATGGAGAAGATTATAGTTCAGTGTAATGAAGGGTCAGACCTTTGCTTCTACTCTGTCCTGGGTTATATGGGGATTCTGGCTACTGTTAGTTTTATTACAGCTTTCTTAGCCAGAATATTACCagacagttttaatgaggccaagtacatcaccttcagcatgctggCATTCTGCAGTACCTGGATAGCCATGATCCCAGCTTATCTCAGCACCAAAGGCAAATACATGGTGGCCGTGGAGATATTTGCCATCCTGACGTCTAATGCTGGACTTCTGGGATGTATATTTCTCCAAAAATGTTATATAATTCTGTTCAGACCTGAACTAAATACAAGAAAACATATTCTAGAGCCTACAAATGCTATGTTACATCAGTGATCCCAGCTTATCTAAGCACTAAAGGCAAATGCATGATGGCCGTAGTGATATTTGTCATCGTGACCTCTAACACTGGACTCTTAGGTTTTATTTATTTCCCTAAAGGTTATATAATTTTTCGTAGACCTGAAAATAGTATATATTTAGGAGCATAAATACATTATATTACACATTTCTATCGAAAACCATGGAGAATGACTTATAATGGGATAAAGTACATGGGGTTGATGTCATTTTTCTGTAAGAAAGAAAACAATTGTAGAATAAACAAAATTGCAACAGATAACATTTACTAACAGGATAGTAGTTACAATTACTTTTATGCATATTGCTCACTATCTCCTTAGGAGAATCAACAGTTCTTTGCTGTTACAGCACCATGCTGAAGGTTGGGGATTAGTGTCTGTTTGACGGCTCAGGTGTTGTGATGcaagattcaggatgtgatgcaACAATAGTAGTTCCAAAAAGATTCAATATTTGTGAAAGAACAATGGAATACAAGTGGATAATTTTAAGAAAACAAGCAGTCATATTGTCACCTTTACATAGACTGGCATTAGCTAtgggtgtagtgacccagagggttCTACAGGGTAGTCAAAAGGGCTAATAAGTCCTAGAGACCTCgctatgagcccttagggggCAGAATAGGAGGCATCCTGCAGGAGAAAGACACTGTCTTTCCCTGAATATCGGGCTAAAGCTAATCTGCCTAGCAACAGCCCTCTTCTAATTGGCTTCATACGCTTGattttctgattggtggagttGGAGGAGTCAAGTGAAGCCCAGGGAAAGTGTGCTTGGAGGAGAGCAAGTGAGTCAGCAAGAGAAAAGAAAGAGCAGGAACTGGTGGGAAGTGCGCAGTTAGGATTaggaaaagaaagagagaggaagcagagagtggAGCAAGAGAGTGTTGATGAAGTGCCGGAGGTTAGGAGTCAGAGTATAGTGTGGGAAGCAAAGGAAAAGGAAGACGTGGGAAGCCGACCGCGCTCAGAGCGGAAGCGTTGATTACTTCAACCCTGCGGAATCCCTGTGGACTCTGGACGGAGAGTAGTCGTCGCAATTGTGAGTTTCATTCCCCACAAATAACCTCCTAACCCAGCAAGTCTTCAACTAAGTCATATCCTGCAAGAAAGAGAGTCTAGGAATCATTGATTGTTGTTTCAAATGCATGAGAAACATTTACCGCATACTGAACTACCAAGTGTGAGCTGTGTGCTGTGTTTCCGCAAGAAaacagtaaactgtgtgccttcgggtTAACCACAAACTATCTGCACTTGTTCCTTTATTCTGATATTGCAAGCTCCACATCATTCAATGCACGGGTAACCGAATATTATGAGTAATACTTTGTGCACAATTGGAGATAACAACAAGATCTAAAGAACAGATCTAAAGATCAATACCACTTTGGAATAGAGTGCCCCGTTGTGCAGAAATTCACTTACAAGGTCCCTATTACCTACAGTTTGTGCCCTTGTATCACTCAGTTCATATGCAATACCATGAGCAACAATAGTATACAAAGCAGTCCAAACCCCTTAGTTTAGCATCCTCCAATATAACAGTCCTGCTGAGTACTGACTGCGCCTCTAATGGTATGAAGCCTGATGTTTAgtttgaggccggcctcacttgtAGACCCATTGGGTGGaagttgtcactattactggtcCAGGCTTGTCCGGGATCAGGACCACAACTCTACTTGTGCTCTCCAAGATCTCTGTTGCAGTTCAATTATTTCCTCTATCTTTGAGCTAGAATGCAGACTCCCTCTCTCTTTACAGTTCCAGGCAATAAGTTGTGTCTGCTTCTGTTGCGCTGCACTCTCTAAGCAGCCCTTTCACTCCCACTGCTGTTAATTTTGCTTTCGCATGCAGCAGCTTATCTGCAGACTACTGGGCAATCTACTCACTAAATctccagcagcacctccagcGCACGGCATGACACCCTGTGCTCTCCCTGTTAtgcaaaacaatatatatatattttttgaagaGCTTCAGACATTCAATAAGAGTCGTTCGGGCTTGCTCTTTTCTACTTTGCCAAAATTTGATGTAGATTTTGATACACACGGTAATTTAGTGCAAACTTTGGCACATCTCTCAGTTTGTTGCGATATCAACACTTTAACCATTTAGACTCGCATCGGTAACCTTGACTGTCCAGTCTCTACAATTCAACCATCACAGAACTGTACCTATACCTCTCAACTTTGGGGGCACAGAAAGAGGAATAGCTTATGCACATTCTGCAGCAACATTTTCAGCCACATCTCAAACACCACTAAAGCACATCCATACACACCCAGCCTGCTCCGGTCTCCTACTATAGTCTGTGCAACTGTCAGGAGATTTAGTGTATATCAGGACATGGCAGGATGCTATGCATATATTGATGTGTGGCCTTGTGAAGTTGTCTGTATTGGGGTGCTGCTTTCTTCATCTCCTTCCCCTTGTTGCTCATCCTTGCCCCGGTCTCTGCTGTCACTCCTGCCTGTAATCTGCAGCCTACAGTGCAACGCCAACACCAGAGCAAGCAGCAGCCAGTCCTTAATAATCACAAACAGAGTCTCATCTCAATCTGATGTAATCAGCGGGTGAGCCCTCCAGATTGCAGCAGTGAAAGCACAGAATAAGACAGTGGCTGGACAacgcctgagggctcagtcacacgggcgtttttacgcgcttatatacgcatgtaaaaaaacgcatgaccatgtccattgccacccatatgttctatcttttgtaggtgcgacgcccgtgtgactgagccctgaaatcCAGAACTATTCCACTGGATCCGTTAACTTCCCAGGCAGTTAACGTGCAAGCCTCTATTACTGTTCTTCTCGCATTGCTGATTATCCTTGTTCAGCTGATCGGGGGTCTATTGCGCCCAATAAGGTAACCAGTAACATGTGGTTAAGTGTTGTATTACACCTTTTTTGTTGGTCTCGATCACTGGGGAGGAAGGGAGGCTAATGTCAGGCATTATGTAAAAAGACAGGTTGGCACCAACGGCACCAGGTGGTGTTTCAGCAATGTAGTGTGCTGACTGAGAgcataaaatgtgattgttcttagtaagggaaaccaagtaatcatgcagatatgatatcttttaatggctaacaaaaatacatgatgttatagcgagctttcaaacctactcagggttcttcctcaggctaaatgAAATAGAACTGAAGAGGcaaatatatgtacatatatatatatatatatatatatatatatatatatatatatatatatatatatatatattaaaaggcaCAGGGGGAGTGAGGTTAATTTGCCCTTAAAAAGGACCATAACAGGATGAgcggaggagtaaatacttagaAAAAATGTGGCAGGCAACACTTGAACCAGGCCGCTGACCACAAAGCCGTTCCTCCCATTGCTATGCCAGTGGTAAAGAAGAGGACGAGGAAGAGAAAAAGTTGGAGTAAGATGAAGAACGAGGAATTGGAGTTGGTTCAGTCGAGATGAACCTCCAGAGGTTTGGGTTCTTGCTGTATCAAACTATTGACAAAGTTTGACCAAAAACAGGTTTTAATGTTTCAGTTAGCTCAAAACTAATTGA
The Eleutherodactylus coqui strain aEleCoq1 chromosome 11, aEleCoq1.hap1, whole genome shotgun sequence genome window above contains:
- the LOC136581803 gene encoding vomeronasal type-2 receptor 26-like — encoded protein: MCSFTGFHPLKIFLLLLLLVPTFTSIINDQLSACALKIVTAYEDYEYVQDGDIIIGGMFSVNSLMVGKTLPEAKYMFSLFCMMFQSLGAQNLVRQEAEKSQGREYILVVTDSEICRRCPDHEWPNKNNTQCVPKLLEFLSYSDDVISAIVLSGSMFLLTLTAGILGIFISYKNTPVVRANNKNLSFVLLVSIMLSFLCVFLFLGRPVDGTCMLRQICTGILLSVSVSSLLAKTLMVCIAFKATKPGSVWRRWTGVKLPNCVLLICSSIQVVLCLSWVTFSPPFEELDTQSYMEKIIVQCNEGSDLCFYSVLGYMGILATVSFITAFLARILPDSFNEAKYITFSMLAFCSTWIAMIPAYLSTKGKYMVAVEIFAILTSNAGLLGCIFLQKCYIILFRPELNTRKHILEPTNAMLHQ